The Triticum aestivum cultivar Chinese Spring chromosome 6D, IWGSC CS RefSeq v2.1, whole genome shotgun sequence genomic sequence CTGAGTGTTAACCTCTGGCAACAAGTGTTCCTTGAATGTACATGCAAGGACCTGATCCAGGACATGCTGAAACGGGCCAGTTTCGGTGTCGAAGACTCTGATCTGGATACCCAACTTCTCATCAGCTCTGGCAAGATAAGAATCATAGTATCTTGTAATCATGCCCCAGACCGCATTGGTAGGGTGAAACAAGTAACGTCCCAAGTGATGGAAAACAGCATCTCTCTGGGGGAAAAGCCTCATGAGTTGCTCTTGGTATGCCGGGATCAGGAAAAGTGAAGGTACAAAGTAATTGTCTGATTTGAGGATCAGCCATGGGATCGTTTGGAGATAATGCTGATTATCTTCACAGAAGAAAAGCTTATCATAGTCACTATAGTCATGAGCCAAATGAAGATAGACAAAAGCAGGCCTAGAATGATGAACAACTTTACTCTTCAGCTTGTTTCCGTAACTCTCGGGAGAGACAACACTGAAGTTCTTGAACTGCTTAATGGGGAAATCTGACGGTAGCAACCATGAAGTTTCCGGAAATGGTTCGCAGAAGAGATCTGCGGTGCCTTTGTCTCCGTCGACAAGTAAGACTCTGTTTGTAAGGATGGCATACAGAAATGCCGAGGCAATTGTCAAGATCCTGTTCCCCAGACCACTGTAAGCTGTCCAGACCAGATAGTTGCAGTCCATAACCTTAATATCCTGACCAGACTTAAGCTGCGCAATAGCTTTCCTGTATAATTCAGTATGCGGGCCACACTTTTTCTGGAGGGCCTCTTGTTCCCTTAATCTTTCCAAGAGGTAGGTAGACGGAAAGCGGGGCGATATTCGACGATACAGTACTGATTGGTATCTACTTAGGCATGATTGTTCATCAAAACCAGGAACTAGCAAGCCTCCAAGTAATTTGTCCTTGACAACTTCCGGAGATCCTGAGGTGCCATCTTCTGAAAACACAACAACAGGAAAACGTTGTATCGGAAATTCAGGATTCATATATAGAATATATGAGTTATGCTTCAATCTGTACTGTAGTAGAAACATGGGGAAAAAATATCTTTTGGTAAGTGTCACTGATAGCAATGCAAGACCGAGGTAGGCGCGTATTACTCAAGTCAGTTAGCTATAATGCACTATGAGTTGACACACTACTAAATGGTAAGGATAGCACAATGCAGTGCATAAACAAGAAAGGCACGAAACAAACAACAGTAGCGTGAAACATGAACTAGACAAAGTCGACACTGTGTACCATGCAACAAAAATAAAGGTAACCTGGCATCAACGCTGGTACGATATGGATATCACGTATATGAAGACATTTTAGTCGTTAAAACACAGCAATTAGCGCACACAAACACACATGTAACGAGACCTTGGGGCAGCATTCAGAACCCCACACAGTCTGCAGGCAGCGGTGTTCATCGCGCTCATACTGCACACAGTGATCTGAAGAACGGTCTAAAAATGGTGTCACACGACACATTTTCAGTGACGACTACATCCCCGACGGCAAATATCAATAACCATCAAACTTGTGAGTTTTTAGAGCTATAAACTGGTAAAAACAATCTGGGAAAAGAAGTCGGGATTTTTGTGTGTGCAGAACTTGAGTATCAGCGCACATGTCAAAAGAGAAGGGGGAGTATCAGTGCAGCGAAGAAAGTCATGGAGCCCAGACATTAAAGGCGCCAAGCTTGGCATCCTGAATGTAACGTCGCCATCCACAGGTACTTACAACTCAGAAAATTCATCAGAGTTGAAACAAAAGCCGTGGTCCAAGCGGCAGCCGAACTCAAAAATGGAAACTTGCGTTACGGGCGCAGGCGTATCCGTGGCATGCGTCTCACGTACGTACCATCTCGCGGACGGACGAGGCGCGGGTCATCGCGGGCAACGACGCCCACGGAGGGATCCGCGTCGAGGAGCCGGCCCCTCCGCGCGGCGGAGCCCCCGGCGAGCATGAGGAGGAGGACGGCGCAGACCACGAGCGCCGCGGCCGGCAGGGACCACCGCAGCAGCAGCATCGCCGCCCCGCCCTTCCTCCCGCGCGGAGGCGCCGCcacgggcgcctcctcctcccgcggcGAGCGGCGGATCCGCTCCTTGATGTCCATGCGGGTTGTGGCGCGCGCCCGAACCCAAGGCTTCTGCCTGCCTGCCTGTCTTCCGCCGGGAAAAGCACGAGGCGGCGTCAAAAGATGGGCGCTACCACGTCTCGTGGCGCGACGGGGGTTCATgtagggggagggggtgggtgcgGGCCCGACATGCGAAGTGGGGTTCGCAGGCGCAGGGGTTTTGAACCTTCCATGCGATGCGTTTCTCAGGTGGAAAAAGTGGCTCCGGGCCGAGCGACGCGATGGGGTGGGTGGCGGACCGGCGGCGTCGGTGCGGCGTTGTCGGTGGTCGCTGGGGCGCCTCGGCGTCGGCGTGGCTTTTCGTGGTCTCGCTTTTGCTTTTTCTGTGGCACGGTCACGGCCGTGCCCGGGGTTGCTGTGCGGGGCACCGGACGCGCCCGGCTCGCCGGGTTCGGCGTTGATGAGGCGAGCGTGCCTGCTGATGCGGCTTTCGATGGTGGAAAGAGCACTCGAAGTCTGGGCGTGCCACGCCGAGGTGTCGGATTTCCCCTTGGTACAGTAGGCTACCGATCTAGCCCACGAGGGAACGCGTCAAAAAAACTGACGAGGAAACTCTAAATGGAAGAATTCGAGAACTTCTTTTTTTCAGAACAGGAGGAATTCAAGAATTAGTAATGTCGGGGTTttgatgcgacatatgccaagggatggatTATCATGGTGAGGgctaataagacgtcgccggtgccaggaaacgggatgaggcgtagacacgtacgccggcgaactttacccaggttcggggctctcctaagaGATAACATCCCTAGTCCTGCTATGCGGGGTCTTAGCATGATCACTATctgaacaagtagctacaagttgctccttgagctgtttgctagaagAGGAAGACGggcaaggctagttctctcctcTCTCTATGGGTGTGTGTAGTCTAAgaatctgaaccctttgcatgggtgccctgggggtttatataggcctaccccaggggtacaatggtaaactggcCGGGTGTAGGCCCAGGCCGCCAGtgtctcttgtggccggcttctccgctggctactgggcccgccgactggtgggtcccgccggttgtCCTGTATTTGGCCGACAAGCCgcgcccgccgctcgcgggtctcgccggctgctcatcactgtagccgtgcttctaatgacgctcgCATTGTCGgggagggcgtggctacagtcccgccgcctgctggcgggcgatcactgtagccttcCCCCATCTtctctggttaatggcgcacaaattCCCAggaagggggagggccgcctgctggATGCCAGCCTCTCCCCCCAGGCCGACTGGTCAATCCTGCCGCCTTCTTGCTTCTCACTGGcaagtagggcccgccgcctgcgggccgtaccgacagcccatcGTGGGAGCATGGTCCTTCTGGCTTGGGTGATGTCATGGGCGGAggggctacagtgccgcgccgcgCAGGTGATCTCCGGCTCGTACGGCGTACTGTAACCACGACTCGCCCTGAATTTGGGgatggcaggcttcactgtagccatgccccgtctcgtcGTGCTTAAGAGGGTGCAGACTTTAAGGGCGCCTGCAGCTAGGAGCCGGCCTAtctagaggccgcctgctaggaggcgGCCCGCTTCGTGGCCGTCTCCTGGGGTCCTccgccttctggcagccggccgattggaccagctggccacaagAAGGCGGCGACCAAGCTTTGAGACTCCGAGGGGCGCAGGCGGTCCCGATGTTTTGAAATGCCATGgggggcagatgaggctacccatggccaataactcCGACAAGTAATGTCAGGGCCGGCCCATCAGCGAGATATAGGGCGCCCCTATatcagatgggccggcccagcagcgcgaGAGGCCAACACCTcctttcttctgtttttctttatgttttctgattttttttctttcttgttttacaTCTGCTTATActttaaaaaattatatatatatatatatatatatatatattacaaagaatatatatataatatttgaaaaatgttgaacaagtatttgaaaaatactaaatgtgtatagagaaaatgtttatcatgtatacaaattttttattaaaaatgtgtataaaaaatctgatcatgtatttaaaaaatgctaatcatgcatttgaaattgttttgaacaagtattttaaaaatgttgatcaagcatttgtaaaagttaaatgtgtataacaaaaatgttgaccatgtattaaaaatgctGAAATTGTTTTATCATGTATAAAAAGTGTTAATCAACCATTTGAACATGTGTTGAACAAGCATTTAAAAATGTtggtcaagcatttgaaaatgtggGTCAAGCATTTGAATTATTTGAACATGTGTTTTAGGTGGAAAAAGTGGCTCCGGGCCGAGCGACGCAATGGGGTGGGTGGTGGCGTTGGTGTGGCGTTATCGGTGGTCGCTGGGGCGCCTCGGCATCGACGTGGCTTTTCGTGGCCTCGCTCCTGCTTTCTGCGGCACGGTCGTGGGCGTGCCCGGGATTGCTGTGCGGGGCACCGTCTGCGCgcggtgttggggaacgcggtaatttcaaaacatttcctacgatcacgcaagatctatctaggtgatgcatagcaacgagtgggagagtgtgtccacgtaccctcgtagaccgaaagcggaagcgttatatcaacgcggttgatgtagtcgtacgtcttcacgatccgaccgaacatacgacacctccgtgttcagcacacgttcagctcgatgacgtcccttgtactcttgatctagttgaggccgaggtcGAGATCCGTGAGCATGACGGCGtgggacggtgatgatgaagttacaggcgcagagcttcgcctaagcactatgacgatatgaccgaggtgtgtttctatggaggggggcaccacacatggctaagagaaactttggtgtgcccccttcccacgtatataaaggagggagggaggaggaggccggccaagaggaggcgcgcccaagggggggattcgccccccccttcctacttccacaaggagaagggggggaggaggagtaggagagaaggaaagggggcccggcccccctagccctagtccaattcggtttgggctaggggggtgtGCGCCACTCATTGGCCTGccccctctcttccaccactaggctcATAAGGCCTAATAAtgtccccgggggttccggtaacctcccggtactccggaaaataccggATACacttcgaaaccattccggtgtccgaatataaccttccaatatataaatctttctgtctcgaccatttcgagactcctcgtcatgtctatgatctcatccgggactccgaacaaccttcggtacatcaaatcacataactcataatacaatcgtcatcgaacgttaagtgtgcggaccctacgggttcgagaactatgtagacatgaccgagacacctcgccggtaaataaccaatagcggaacctggatgctcatattggctcctacatattctacgaagatctttaccggtcaaaccacataacaacatacgttgttccctttgtcatcggtatgttacttgcccgagattcgatcgtcggtatcatcatacctagttcaatctcgttaccggcaagtctctttactcgttccgtaatgcatcatcccgcaactaactcattagtcacattgctttcaaggctcatagtgatgtgcattaccgagagggcccagagatacctctccgacaatcggagtgacaaatcctaatatcgatctatgccaactcaacaaacaccatcggagacacctgtagagcatctttataatcacccagttacgttgtgatgtttgatagcacactaagtgttcctccggtattcgggagttgcataatctcatagtcatagaacatgtataagtcatgaagaaagcaatagcaataaactaaacgatcatagtgctaagctaacagatgggtcttgtcaatcacatcattctctaatgatgtgacaccattcatcaaatgacaactcatgtctatggctaggaaacttaaccatctttgattaacgagctagtcaagtagagacatactggtgacactttgtttgtctatgtatcacacatgtactaagtttccggttaatacaattctagcatgaataataaacatttatcatgatataaggaaatataaataacaactttatgattgcctctagggcatatttccttcagtctcccacttgcactagagtcaataatctagattacatagtaatgattctaacacccatggagtcttggtgttgatcatgttttgctcgtgagagaggcttagtcaacgggtctgcaacattcagatccgtatgtattttgcaaatctctatgtctccctccttgacttgatcacggatggaattgaagcgtctcttgatgtgtttggttctcttgtgaaatctggattccttcgccaaggctattgctccggtattgtcacaaaagattttcattggacccgatgcactaggtatgacacctagatcagatatgaactccttcatccagactccttcatttgctgcttccgaagcagctatgtactccgcttcacacgtagatcccaccatgacgctttgcttggaattgcaccaactgacagctccaccgttcaatataaatacgtatccggtttgtgacttagagtcatctggatcagtgtcaaagcttgcatcgacgtaaccatttacgacgagctctttgtcacctccataaacgagaaacatatccttagtccttttcaggtatttcaggatgttcttggctgctgtccagtgatccagtcctggattgctttggtacctccttgctaaactaatagcaaggcacacatcaggtctggtacacagcattgtgaaagtgcattaagtcgactagaggggggtgaataggcgatttttatgaattcttcactgaggaatttcagggtgaggaaattcctaagcaaagaactactagcagcggaataagtactcagatgcatataTAACAGAACAGATGCAtagacatcatgatgaaatgaaagtgaacacagagtacagaaagcgtaacaCAGGATAAGCTGGCTGAAgtcaaactgactgaagaaattgaactgaggaaattgagaaagtcttcagtcaaagtcttcaaacagtaacgataaAGTACACAACacggtaatgaggaaatggaagggttgaggaaatagaaccagttagctcggtgaagacagtgatttggaagaccagttccaactgctgtgacagtcgtacgtctggttggagcggctaggtatttaaacctgaggacacacagtcccggacacatagtcctcaccgtattctccttgagctaagatcacacagacctcgcccaatcactcgtggtaagtcttcaggtgacttccaaaccttcacaaacttggtcactcggcaatccataatttcctcttggatgctctagaccatgacgcctaaccgtctggaagatgcacagtcttcaaaggtaaaaagcgtcggatccacacaggaacaatctcttcagtgatgctcaatcactttgggtttgtaggtgtttgggtttgggttttggttttcctcacttgatgattttcgctcaaagtcctcggaggatgggatgctctcaatgacaagtgtcagtttctctcggagcagccaaccagctagtggttgggggtggctatttatagcctagggagcaccccgacatgataagacataaatgcccttcaatgatatgatgatgtctactacacaactttcttcctttagacgttgttgggcctccaagtgcagaggtttgtaggacagtagcaaatttccctcaagtggatgacctaaggtttatcaatccgtgggaggcataggatgaggatggtctctctcaagcaaccctgcaaccaaataaaaaagagtctcttgtgtccccaacacacccaatacaatgataaattgtataggtgcactagttcggcgaagagatggtgatacaagtgcaatatggatggtagatataggtttttgtaatatgaaaacataaaaacagcaaggtaactaatgataaaagtgagcacaaacggtattacaatgcttcgaaacaaggcctagggttcatactttcactagtgcaagttctctcaacaaggataacataattagatcatataacaatccctcaacgtgcaacaaagagtcactccaaagtcactaatagcggagaacaaacgaagagattattgtagggtatgaaaccacctcaaagttattttttccgatcaatccattgggctattcctataagtgtcacaaacagccctagagttcgtagtaaaataacaccttaagacacaaatcaaccaaaaaccctaatgtcacctagatactccaatgtcaccttaagtatccgtgggtatgattatgttggaaatatgccctagaggcaataataaatggttattattatatttctttgttcatggtaattgtctattgttcatgctataattgtattatccggaaatcgtaatacatgtgtgaatacatataccacaacgtgtccctagtaagcctctagttgactagctcgttgatcaacagatagtcatggtttcctgactatggacattggatgtcgttgataacgggatcacatcattaggataatgatgtgatggacatgacccaatcctaagcatagcataaaagatcgtgtagtttcgtttgctaagagcttttccaatgtcaagtatcttttccttagaccatgagatcgtgcaactcccggataccgtaggagtgctttgggtgtgccaaacgtcacaacgtaactgggtgactataaaggtgcactacgggcatctccgaaagtgtctgttgggttagcacggatcgagactgggatttgtcactccgtgtgacggagaggtatctctgggcccactcggtaatgcatcatcataatgagctctatgtgactaaggcgttagtcacgggatcatgcattgcggtacgagtaaagagacttgcaggtaacgagattgaacaaggtattgggataccgacgatcgaatctcgggcaagtaacataccgattgacaaagggaattgcatacaggattgattgaatcctcgacaccgtggttcatccgatgagatcatcgtggaacatgtgggagccaacatgggtatccagatcccgctgttggttattgaccggagaggcgtctcggtcatgtctgcatgtctcccgaacccgtagggtctacacacttaaggttcggtgacgctagggttgtagagatatgtgtatgcggaaacccgaaagttgttcggagtcccggatgagatcccggacatcacgagaggttccggaatggtccggaggtgaagaattatatataggaagtcaagtttcggccaccgggaaagtttcgggggttaccggtattgtaccgggaccaccggaagggtcccgggggtccactgggtggggccacctatccggagggccccgtgggctgaagagggaagggaaacagcccttagtgggctggggcgccccccttgggccttcccctgcgcctagggttggaaaccctaggggtggggggcgcccccctttggcttgtgggggaatccacccccttccccccttggccgccgccccctttggagatctgatctcccaagggctggcgccccccaggggtcctataaatagtgggggggagggagggcagcaacacaccagcccctggcgcctccctcctcccctgctacacctctctctctctcgcagaagctcggtgaagccctgccgagacccgctacatccaccaccacgccgtcgtgctgctggatctccatcaacctctccttcccccttgctggatcaagaaggaggagacgtcgctgcaccatacgtgtgttgaacgcggaggtgccgtccgttcggcacttggtcatcggtgatttggatcacggcgagtacgactccatcatccacgttcattggaacgcttccgctcgcgatctacaagggtatgtagatgcactcctttccctcgttgctagtatactccatagatgcatcttggtgagcgtaggaaaattttaaaattatgctacgattcccaacagattatacgatatgcatcacacaatctcagattcatctattcaaccaacacaaagaacttcaaagagtgccccaaagtttctaccagagagtcaagacgaaaatgtgtgccaacccctatgcatagattcccaaggtcacggaacccgcaagttgatcaccaaaacatacatcaagtgaatcgatagaataccccattgtcaccacgggtatcccatgcaagacatacatcaagtgttctcaaatccttaaagactcaatccgataagataacttcgaagggaaaactcaatccattacaagagagtagagggggagaaacatcataagatccaactataatagcaa encodes the following:
- the LOC123145601 gene encoding galactoside 2-alpha-L-fucosyltransferase translates to MNPRRATRRGSAHLLTPPRAFPGGRQAGRQKPWVRARATTRMDIKERIRRSPREEEAPVAAPPRGRKGGAAMLLLRWSLPAAALVVCAVLLLMLAGGSAARRGRLLDADPSVGVVARDDPRLVRPRDEDGTSGSPEVVKDKLLGGLLVPGFDEQSCLSRYQSVLYRRISPRFPSTYLLERLREQEALQKKCGPHTELYRKAIAQLKSGQDIKVMDCNYLVWTAYSGLGNRILTIASAFLYAILTNRVLLVDGDKGTADLFCEPFPETSWLLPSDFPIKQFKNFSVVSPESYGNKLKSKVVHHSRPAFVYLHLAHDYSDYDKLFFCEDNQHYLQTIPWLILKSDNYFVPSLFLIPAYQEQLMRLFPQRDAVFHHLGRYLFHPTNAVWGMITRYYDSYLARADEKLGIQIRVFDTETGPFQHVLDQVLACTFKEHLLPEVNTQEPIVSPSKARSKVVLVTSLNSGYYEEFRNMYWEHPTANGETISFHQPSHEEHQDSDKKMHNRKAWAEIYLLSLSDVMVTSAWSTFGYVAQGLSGLKPWLLFKPENRTAPDPPCRQVLSMEPCFHAPPFYDCKAKRGTDTGKLVPHVTHCEDMSWGLKLVDQS